One Ktedonobacteraceae bacterium genomic region harbors:
- a CDS encoding radical SAM protein — protein sequence MTALSQHDAAHLKLHLLSEGVSFDNEFLEQFARDLERMEKRRAYDDSDEAALDRAKRIPQELYIGDVIVAVNYKQHSPWKLIYDAGTYRLTGKDDIDVEVTFPRRPHFFDCMTPTGIRCDRVANLYGGSSLAFFTPASCYYFNEGHECKFCSLKPNRSSQQIFVPTISPSLAASVLEIALETDADLLKQIMLVGGNLSDYDRGFQRHLRIAVALDKKQSLLGIAHPLQTHIATMPSNDFGLFAAFEGLNARVTMNLEVFDEHLFEVICPGKTQLYGRRRLLEALERAASVISGKRVHSILIAGLEPAESTIAGIRYLAEMGVTPIINVFHNDHGSQFEDHPRPSYDDLLEIACVLQKVYKEYELTPYWKGCGRNALDYEAQQGWFFS from the coding sequence ATGACTGCACTTTCTCAACATGATGCGGCGCATCTCAAATTGCATCTCTTATCAGAAGGGGTTTCCTTTGATAACGAGTTTTTGGAGCAATTCGCCCGTGATCTAGAGCGTATGGAGAAACGGCGTGCCTATGATGACAGCGATGAGGCAGCGTTAGACCGGGCGAAACGCATACCTCAAGAATTGTATATCGGCGATGTTATAGTGGCAGTCAATTACAAGCAGCATTCTCCCTGGAAGCTGATATACGACGCCGGCACATATCGCCTCACAGGCAAGGATGATATCGATGTGGAAGTAACTTTTCCCCGGCGCCCTCATTTCTTTGACTGTATGACGCCCACCGGAATCCGCTGTGACAGGGTTGCCAATCTTTATGGCGGATCATCCCTGGCCTTCTTTACTCCCGCATCCTGTTACTACTTTAACGAAGGTCACGAATGCAAATTTTGCTCTCTCAAGCCGAACCGCAGTTCCCAGCAAATTTTCGTCCCTACCATCAGTCCCTCACTGGCGGCTTCTGTACTTGAGATAGCCCTGGAAACGGATGCCGACCTGCTGAAGCAGATCATGCTGGTGGGCGGAAACCTATCCGATTATGATCGAGGCTTCCAGAGACATTTAAGGATTGCGGTGGCACTTGATAAGAAGCAATCGTTATTAGGTATCGCACATCCCTTGCAGACGCATATTGCGACGATGCCGTCCAATGACTTTGGCCTGTTTGCGGCTTTTGAAGGTTTGAACGCTCGCGTCACTATGAATCTGGAAGTATTCGATGAACACCTTTTCGAGGTGATCTGTCCTGGTAAGACTCAATTGTATGGGCGACGCCGGTTGCTTGAAGCGCTGGAACGGGCTGCTTCTGTAATCAGTGGCAAGCGCGTGCATTCCATCCTTATCGCCGGTCTCGAGCCGGCAGAGTCGACCATTGCCGGAATCAGGTATCTCGCTGAAATGGGAGTGACGCCTATCATCAATGTTTTTCATAACGACCATGGCAGTCAGTTTGAGGATCATCCTCGCCCGTCTTATGACGATTTGCTGGAAATTGCTTGCGTGTTGCAAAAGGTATACAAGGAATATGAACTGACACCTTACTGGAAGGGCTGCGGACGTAATGCGCTGGACTATGAAGCGCAGCAGGGATGGTTTTTTTCGTAG
- a CDS encoding cobalamin-dependent protein (Presence of a B(12) (cobalamin)-binding domain implies dependence on cobalamin itself, in one of its several forms, or in some unusual lineages, dependence on a cobalamin-like analog.) gives MTSHRILALVRDVWPEIRAALNTPWETPKAISHAIFAQLRASRLWEEMKFDVAVAGSPDQHILCLQGDGQLMLCSPGISLTSHPFVSELVDELEVDFEEHSLSVAGDCLIAPLTEALKARLALPSVLLVSLFHPEMYPAARLTLGIAYLASYLRLRHLATVKLIDCQFDATVDDVLAEIRESRPDFLGVSVNFGQFDLMEQLLDKLYTEKAAGEPPVVILGNILPAMCYREILEAYPEVVICRKEGELSLAGLVRAGRDRSRWSQVPGIYYLSKQEKLVSTPPTYLPMEQLPTPALDTVPELFARDGVMTAEFSRGCQYNKCSFCPRSHKGGVWRSIPVTSMLQQWETFMQVFRHFGRTPHIFLADEDFVGVEDGDATVRRLTDFLDGARERGLQITFDASCRADQIFREGRDRDWHLQRGRLFNRCVEGGLSRLFLGVESGASAQLERYKKGSTVDEMISAIRYLSLLGARLRFGFIFFDPLMSVQDLVDNIEFLGRTDIVLPAARNASVEEIWDIVCSNHGQVMHEASGRPIYEDVSYMVSPLEVLSKSKYLYDLRQQAPQLISNQIDVSFARYRTDYAIPELGNICMACQYWVNYCFPIVYALKGLQKVSSDAEKQLLHEAISGHRYLGYMLIRSLAQAFALVDDKTVQHWEQAHASMEGHQEICANARKLVGDGQIDKAIISILMWYEEQMRRLMETVNEHASTLSPSKQQHWHSAYNGWATSSLVNTQALRMA, from the coding sequence ATGACATCTCATCGTATCCTGGCTCTTGTACGCGATGTCTGGCCTGAAATAAGGGCAGCATTAAACACGCCCTGGGAGACACCCAAGGCCATTTCTCATGCGATCTTCGCACAGTTGCGAGCGTCGCGCCTGTGGGAAGAGATGAAGTTCGATGTAGCGGTTGCCGGCTCGCCCGATCAACATATTCTCTGCCTTCAGGGTGATGGGCAGTTGATGCTGTGTAGCCCTGGTATCAGTCTAACCTCGCATCCATTTGTGAGCGAGCTGGTTGACGAGCTTGAAGTAGACTTTGAGGAGCATTCCCTTAGTGTGGCCGGTGATTGCCTGATCGCACCTTTGACAGAAGCCCTGAAAGCCAGGCTTGCGCTGCCCTCTGTTCTGCTGGTAAGCCTGTTCCATCCAGAGATGTACCCGGCGGCGCGCCTCACGCTTGGTATTGCCTATCTGGCTTCCTATTTACGATTACGCCATCTCGCCACCGTCAAGCTGATCGATTGCCAGTTTGATGCTACCGTGGATGACGTGCTGGCGGAGATACGCGAATCTCGCCCGGATTTTCTGGGGGTTTCGGTTAACTTCGGCCAGTTTGATCTGATGGAACAACTGCTGGATAAGCTCTATACAGAGAAGGCCGCCGGCGAACCACCTGTAGTCATCCTTGGAAATATACTGCCCGCTATGTGCTACCGCGAGATTCTGGAAGCGTATCCAGAGGTGGTGATTTGCCGCAAGGAGGGTGAACTTTCGCTGGCCGGTCTCGTCAGGGCCGGAAGAGATCGCTCGCGCTGGAGCCAGGTACCGGGTATCTACTACCTGAGCAAGCAAGAGAAGCTTGTCAGCACGCCTCCGACCTACCTGCCCATGGAACAACTGCCAACCCCCGCGCTTGATACGGTGCCAGAACTTTTCGCGCGAGATGGTGTCATGACGGCGGAGTTCAGTCGGGGATGCCAGTACAACAAATGTAGCTTTTGCCCGCGCTCTCACAAGGGTGGCGTGTGGAGATCGATTCCGGTCACGTCTATGTTACAGCAATGGGAGACCTTTATGCAGGTCTTCCGGCATTTTGGGCGCACTCCACACATCTTCCTGGCCGACGAGGATTTTGTCGGCGTGGAAGATGGAGACGCAACGGTGCGGCGTCTTACCGATTTTTTAGACGGAGCGCGGGAGCGAGGCTTACAGATAACATTCGATGCCTCTTGCCGGGCCGATCAGATCTTTCGCGAAGGTCGTGATAGAGACTGGCACCTCCAGCGAGGCAGGTTGTTCAATCGCTGTGTGGAAGGTGGCCTGTCCCGGCTCTTTCTGGGGGTCGAATCGGGAGCATCCGCGCAGCTTGAACGCTACAAAAAGGGCAGCACAGTAGATGAGATGATATCCGCGATCCGTTATTTAAGCCTGCTGGGCGCGCGCCTGCGTTTTGGCTTCATCTTCTTCGATCCACTGATGTCTGTGCAAGACCTGGTCGATAATATCGAGTTCCTGGGCAGAACAGATATTGTGCTTCCGGCGGCGCGCAATGCGAGTGTAGAGGAGATCTGGGATATCGTTTGCTCTAACCATGGCCAGGTTATGCACGAGGCCTCAGGTAGGCCCATCTATGAGGATGTCTCATACATGGTATCGCCGCTTGAGGTGCTTTCAAAGAGCAAATATCTCTATGATTTGCGCCAGCAGGCACCACAGTTGATAAGTAATCAGATAGATGTCTCTTTCGCGCGCTATCGCACAGACTATGCTATCCCGGAATTAGGCAATATCTGTATGGCTTGCCAGTACTGGGTGAATTACTGTTTTCCGATTGTGTACGCCTTGAAAGGGCTACAGAAAGTCTCAAGTGACGCGGAAAAACAGTTACTACATGAGGCGATTAGCGGTCATCGCTATCTCGGATACATGCTGATTCGCAGCCTGGCCCAGGCCTTTGCGCTGGTCGATGATAAAACTGTACAGCATTGGGAGCAGGCGCATGCCAGTATGGAAGGACACCAGGAAATTTGTGCTAATGCACGCAAGCTGGTTGGGGACGGACAAATTGATAAAGCCATCATTAGTATTTTAATGTGGTATGAAGAGCAAATGCGACGTCTGATGGAGACGGTTAACGAACATGCGTCAACACTGTCACCATCAAAGCAGCAGCACTGGCATTCGGCGTACAATGGCTGGGCAACCTCCTCCCTGGTTAATACGCAGGCGCTGAGAATGGCTTGA
- a CDS encoding DNA polymerase III subunit alpha: MGADFAHLHVHTEYSLLDGFSRTKKLVSQAKALGMNHLAITDHGVMYGAIEFYKACKAGGINPIIGIEAYLTEDMHDHSKRYSDDYHHLLLLAKNNTGYYNLLKLTTIANTQGFHLRPRIDKKVLEKYAEGLIVTSTCLSGEIPKMLLKEHQEEAYNMARWYQDVFGPENFYLEIQEHHGTFDDGQPSPQGRLNQMLYQMHKDLQIEMVATNDLHYVDAHDAASHDVLLCVQTGKQLNTPKRMKFDSHEYYLKSPGEMAQLFPELPDALLNSVRIAEQCSVDPLAYKAQLPNYNIPPGYSSQKEYLRALCMEGVKERFSELTEQIEKQIDYEINLINEKGFVPYFLIEWDFVNYARSHGIRCSARGSAAGSLMAYTLGITNVDPLRYQLPFERFFNPERADMPDIDMDFPDDRREEVIEYVARKYGEDCVAQMVTFNTMAAKASVKDVARVMGEQEMGDRITRLIPTGPNVTLQKSLDSIKELADLYKQNQVAQEIIDQALKLEGAVRTTGVHAAGVIVANEALENFVPLQLRDPKDPSKGRITQYEQAHLEELGLIKFDFLGLSNLTILDNTLKYIQQSRGEEVVLEKVPLDPVGDPVQDAKRKKAFDLLASGETTGIFQLEGAKMTEYIKQLKPTCIEDIMAMIALYRPGPMDSIPEFIDAKHGRKKITYLDPRLEEWLNESYGVIVYQDQVLFITVGLANFSWGKANKFRKALSKKKMDEVEGYKNDFIEGCVKNNVKRDVAEQLFTLILPFGGYGFNKAHAASYAVVAFYTAYLKANYTAEFMAATMTTEASDTKKIANAIAECKRMGVEVLGPDVNKSDRGFTVEDGGVRFGLLAIKGIGEGPIGEIARARAEGGPFKSLADFCTRVDPKFVGKGALETLIKAGALDSLAGGKRHQLLDAVERAMQFGKNERAAKERGMISLFGEIEEVENAFEFALNPHAEEIPRKQLLQWEKDLVGVYISKHPLAYLTDLLKERVTHTTAQITEELDKQKVVLGGTIREARRITTKKGDTMCVVQLEDMYGSVSVTVFPRVYEETAELWNEDTVVIVRGEVQVRRDEPGILCNAVEQLHAAEEEMDRKRYQVWLKLQLSGKDERSISDDIIKVQDIHRYIRERPGRDHYEILVSNGEWHALLTPSDNTMFYTPELHARLEEVLGPGMVEAKVVV, translated from the coding sequence ATGGGGGCCGATTTCGCGCACCTGCACGTCCATACCGAATATTCATTGCTGGATGGCTTTAGCCGCACGAAGAAGCTCGTGTCGCAGGCCAAAGCCCTGGGAATGAATCACCTGGCCATTACCGATCACGGCGTCATGTATGGCGCTATCGAGTTTTACAAGGCCTGTAAAGCTGGAGGCATCAATCCCATCATCGGCATCGAGGCCTATCTGACCGAGGATATGCACGATCACTCGAAACGCTACAGCGACGACTACCATCACCTGCTGCTGCTGGCTAAAAATAATACCGGCTACTATAACCTCTTGAAATTGACCACTATCGCCAATACCCAGGGCTTCCACCTGCGCCCGCGTATCGACAAAAAAGTCCTGGAGAAGTATGCCGAGGGGTTGATCGTCACCTCTACCTGCCTCTCCGGCGAGATTCCCAAGATGCTGCTCAAAGAACACCAGGAAGAGGCCTATAACATGGCCCGCTGGTACCAGGATGTCTTCGGCCCTGAAAACTTCTATCTCGAAATTCAAGAGCATCACGGTACATTTGACGATGGCCAGCCCTCGCCACAGGGCAGGCTCAACCAGATGCTTTATCAAATGCACAAGGACTTGCAGATCGAGATGGTGGCCACCAACGACCTGCACTACGTCGATGCGCACGATGCCGCCTCGCATGACGTGCTATTGTGCGTGCAGACCGGCAAACAGTTGAATACGCCCAAACGCATGAAGTTCGATAGCCACGAATATTACCTCAAAAGCCCGGGAGAGATGGCGCAACTTTTCCCCGAATTGCCCGACGCCCTGTTGAACAGCGTGCGCATCGCCGAGCAGTGCAGCGTAGATCCCCTGGCCTACAAAGCGCAATTGCCCAACTATAACATCCCCCCTGGATATAGCTCGCAAAAGGAGTATTTGCGCGCCCTGTGTATGGAAGGCGTCAAAGAACGTTTTAGCGAGCTGACCGAGCAAATTGAGAAGCAGATCGACTACGAAATCAATTTGATCAACGAAAAAGGCTTCGTCCCCTATTTCTTGATCGAGTGGGACTTTGTGAACTACGCCCGCTCGCATGGTATTCGCTGCTCGGCGCGTGGTTCTGCCGCCGGCAGCCTGATGGCCTACACACTGGGCATCACCAACGTTGACCCCCTGCGCTACCAGCTGCCTTTTGAGCGCTTCTTCAATCCAGAACGCGCCGATATGCCCGATATTGATATGGACTTCCCTGACGACCGCCGTGAAGAAGTGATCGAGTATGTCGCACGCAAATATGGTGAGGACTGCGTGGCGCAGATGGTCACGTTCAACACCATGGCAGCTAAAGCATCGGTCAAAGACGTGGCTCGTGTAATGGGCGAGCAGGAAATGGGGGACCGCATCACGCGCCTGATCCCCACCGGCCCAAATGTCACGCTGCAAAAATCGCTTGATAGTATCAAAGAACTGGCGGACCTGTACAAGCAGAACCAGGTCGCGCAGGAGATCATCGACCAGGCCCTGAAACTGGAAGGCGCGGTGCGCACCACAGGTGTACACGCTGCCGGTGTTATCGTCGCCAACGAGGCGCTGGAAAACTTCGTGCCGCTGCAATTGCGCGACCCCAAAGACCCCAGCAAGGGACGCATCACGCAGTACGAGCAGGCACATCTGGAAGAGCTCGGCCTGATCAAATTCGACTTCCTCGGCCTCTCCAACCTGACCATCCTCGATAATACCCTCAAATATATTCAGCAATCGCGTGGGGAAGAGGTGGTTCTGGAGAAGGTGCCGCTTGACCCGGTGGGCGACCCCGTGCAGGATGCTAAACGGAAAAAGGCTTTCGATCTGCTGGCGAGCGGTGAGACTACCGGCATCTTCCAGCTAGAGGGCGCGAAGATGACCGAGTATATCAAACAACTTAAGCCGACGTGCATCGAGGATATCATGGCCATGATCGCCCTCTACCGGCCCGGCCCGATGGATAGCATTCCCGAGTTCATCGACGCCAAGCACGGGCGCAAGAAAATTACCTATCTTGATCCACGCCTTGAAGAGTGGCTGAACGAATCCTACGGCGTCATCGTGTACCAGGACCAGGTGCTGTTCATTACCGTCGGACTGGCGAACTTCTCCTGGGGCAAGGCCAACAAGTTCCGTAAGGCCCTCAGTAAAAAGAAGATGGACGAGGTCGAGGGCTACAAGAACGATTTCATCGAGGGCTGCGTGAAAAACAACGTGAAGCGAGACGTGGCCGAACAGCTCTTCACGCTGATTTTGCCGTTTGGCGGCTACGGTTTTAATAAGGCCCACGCGGCCAGCTATGCCGTCGTCGCGTTCTATACCGCCTATCTCAAAGCCAATTATACGGCCGAGTTCATGGCCGCAACCATGACCACCGAGGCTTCGGATACGAAGAAGATTGCTAACGCTATCGCGGAGTGCAAGCGCATGGGCGTTGAGGTATTGGGGCCGGATGTCAACAAAAGCGACCGGGGCTTTACTGTCGAAGACGGTGGTGTGCGCTTCGGCCTGCTCGCCATCAAGGGCATCGGTGAAGGCCCGATTGGTGAAATCGCGCGCGCGCGCGCCGAGGGCGGTCCTTTCAAATCGCTGGCAGACTTCTGCACGCGCGTCGATCCTAAATTCGTAGGCAAGGGAGCGCTCGAAACATTGATCAAGGCCGGGGCGCTCGATTCGCTGGCGGGTGGCAAGCGCCACCAGTTGCTCGATGCCGTGGAACGTGCCATGCAGTTCGGCAAGAACGAACGGGCCGCGAAGGAGCGCGGCATGATCAGCCTGTTTGGAGAGATCGAAGAGGTTGAGAATGCCTTCGAGTTCGCCCTCAATCCCCATGCCGAGGAGATTCCCCGCAAGCAGTTGCTGCAATGGGAAAAAGACCTGGTGGGCGTCTATATCTCCAAGCATCCCCTGGCCTACCTCACCGACCTGCTCAAGGAGCGCGTGACGCATACAACGGCGCAGATTACGGAGGAACTTGATAAGCAAAAGGTGGTGCTGGGCGGTACTATTCGCGAGGCGCGGCGCATTACGACCAAGAAGGGCGATACAATGTGCGTCGTGCAGTTAGAGGATATGTATGGCTCCGTCAGCGTCACGGTCTTCCCCAGGGTCTACGAGGAGACGGCGGAACTCTGGAACGAGGATACGGTGGTGATCGTGCGCGGCGAGGTGCAGGTGAGGCGCGACGAACCGGGCATTCTGTGCAACGCGGTCGAACAATTGCACGCGGCAGAAGAAGAGATGGACCGCAAGCGCTACCAGGTGTGGCTCAAACTACAACTCAGCGGCAAAGACGAACGCTCCATCTCCGACGATATTATTAAGGTGCAGGACATCCATCGCTATATTCGCGAGCGCCCGGGGCGCGACCACTATGAGATCCTGGTCTCCAACGGCGAGTGGCACGCTCTGCTGACCCCCAGCGATAATACCATGTTTTACACTCCAGAACTCCATGCCAGGCTCGAAGAGGTGCTCGGCCCCGGCATGGTGGAGGCAAAGGTGGTTGTATAG
- a CDS encoding L-lactate permease, with translation MFKQVLDPTGNLGLTVLAALIPVIVLLVMLAVFRVTAWLATLIGSILTLIVAIALWQMPLSNGIQAYLIGSANGIWAVDWITFWGVVIFNTLRLTGLFDTFKNWLVEQATADVRVQTILLAWALGALLEGLVGFGYPWAVVAPILVVLGVAELDALRVAAIANNAPVSYGALGAPIIALAAVTNLPLISLSASVGKIVAVLALLPPWVLIYLVTGRKGFRDGWPLAVVGSLAYILGQFPVSQFLGPYLPDIVGALVSFGALLLLLKVWRPKTVLGYGGVPLSVEDQAIQRSSGIGDPNPASRHSVLEAWLPFLILVVVVVLWTGPWSNLPKITAPSLAVKTVSSISHKTTSVSFAYAPFIGGTAILVSWLVMLLFIRPSLTLLGQVFRDTFRQMWGALLVGVFIFGLAYVFNYSGMGASLAYGFSKVGPAFILLAPILGWIGVALSGSNTSTNSLFGLVQVQVGRLLGFPVLLLPSLNSVGAEVGKPVAPQTASVGVSTSKFVRDEGEVIRHNMGWTLVLLAWLILIGLLYYFFLPGLMK, from the coding sequence ATGTTCAAACAGGTACTCGATCCGACGGGGAATCTTGGTCTGACAGTATTAGCCGCACTCATTCCGGTCATTGTGTTGCTCGTGATGTTAGCAGTATTCCGCGTCACTGCCTGGCTGGCGACACTGATTGGCTCCATTCTCACTCTCATTGTAGCCATCGCGTTGTGGCAAATGCCGCTCAGTAATGGTATCCAGGCGTATCTCATTGGGAGCGCCAATGGCATCTGGGCGGTCGACTGGATTACCTTCTGGGGGGTGGTGATCTTCAACACGCTGAGGCTGACCGGCCTCTTCGATACCTTCAAAAACTGGCTGGTCGAGCAGGCTACCGCTGATGTGCGTGTCCAGACGATTTTGCTGGCCTGGGCTCTCGGCGCGCTGCTAGAAGGTCTGGTTGGCTTTGGTTATCCGTGGGCAGTCGTTGCCCCAATCCTGGTTGTCCTGGGCGTAGCTGAGCTGGACGCACTGCGCGTAGCGGCGATAGCCAATAACGCTCCCGTTTCCTATGGCGCGTTGGGAGCGCCGATCATCGCGCTGGCTGCCGTAACCAATTTGCCGCTGATATCGCTCTCGGCCTCGGTGGGAAAGATTGTAGCGGTACTGGCCCTGCTGCCGCCCTGGGTGCTGATCTACCTGGTCACGGGCCGCAAGGGATTCCGCGATGGCTGGCCACTGGCGGTGGTAGGCTCGCTGGCCTACATCCTGGGCCAGTTTCCGGTCTCGCAATTCCTGGGGCCTTATCTCCCCGATATTGTTGGCGCTCTGGTTTCCTTTGGCGCGCTCCTGCTCCTGCTGAAGGTCTGGCGTCCCAAAACAGTGTTGGGCTACGGAGGGGTACCGCTGAGCGTGGAAGACCAGGCGATACAGCGTTCCTCTGGAATCGGCGATCCCAACCCGGCATCCCGGCACTCAGTACTGGAAGCCTGGCTGCCATTCTTAATTCTGGTAGTAGTGGTCGTGCTATGGACGGGTCCCTGGTCCAATTTGCCGAAGATCACCGCGCCCAGCCTGGCCGTCAAGACGGTCTCATCCATCAGCCATAAGACCACTTCTGTCTCCTTCGCATACGCGCCCTTTATTGGAGGAACGGCTATTCTGGTCTCCTGGCTGGTCATGTTATTGTTTATCCGTCCCAGTCTAACGCTATTGGGGCAGGTGTTTCGTGATACTTTCCGCCAGATGTGGGGGGCGCTGCTGGTTGGCGTCTTCATCTTTGGTCTGGCATACGTCTTCAATTATTCTGGTATGGGCGCATCTCTGGCATACGGCTTTTCCAAGGTAGGCCCGGCCTTCATCCTGCTCGCTCCCATTCTGGGCTGGATAGGCGTGGCGCTTTCGGGCAGCAATACATCTACCAACAGCCTGTTTGGGCTGGTGCAGGTGCAGGTTGGCAGATTGCTCGGTTTTCCTGTGCTATTACTGCCTTCATTGAACTCGGTGGGAGCCGAGGTCGGAAAGCCGGTTGCTCCACAGACGGCCAGCGTAGGCGTTTCAACCTCCAAGTTTGTGCGTGATGAAGGCGAGGTCATTCGCCATAACATGGGCTGGACGCTGGTCCTGCTGGCCTGGCTGATCCTCATTGGACTCCTCTATTACTTCTTCCTGCCCGGGCTGATGAAATAA
- a CDS encoding PrsW family glutamic-type intramembrane protease gives MSSEHREPSPDNERQRPTSELWGAWETPDDTRPRQPAPRPQFWRPPTPGGSQFNPADPQFTHREHVTGALPSHPSEAPLFRPANAPYPPFPGYQYPAQGQRQVPAQANPTPGAGYPPSQGMIPLQQGQRPANPPAQASSPMLPPPPQGQGYPPQRAAYPAYPGNPQYPFYQGYGPYAPPYGPPPGYNGYAPYPPYPPAGYYPYAPYAWQPPQPKRDPYLLSVGIAALVGSSLLLLAGLGCLGLLALFSIAPKQNLSPSSIFASVVLFIAFAITGVAGGIAGLYHSIRQVFLRKPSRDFSLPRFWIFVILYLIVVGAGFLLHTQKQDVAYPALTVVLILLAGLFPALAVLALGVRRLHFPRSAAWPTTWRRFTLALLSGATLSIIIAGLLEFVAGVLLVHGQTANPLICADQPNAPGCQNPGVYTLLLIMVAVIAPIVEETVKPIGALVLMGRIRSAAEAFTLGLACGIGFNLIETTGYISSGYNDWLSVALIRTGSGLLHGFGAAMVTLGWYYLIHGKNRRFLLAFLCWLYAVLQHALWNGSWGLVLIPGPIGNYFNNTNVPVGPYPIPAYEIINIVEALVMLAFFVYMTGRLRTRTPASPAPGGNAPATERGQKETVRA, from the coding sequence GTGAGTTCAGAGCACAGGGAACCATCGCCAGACAATGAGCGGCAGCGGCCCACCTCGGAATTATGGGGAGCCTGGGAGACGCCGGACGATACCAGGCCGCGGCAGCCTGCGCCCCGGCCGCAATTCTGGCGACCGCCAACACCAGGTGGTTCTCAATTTAATCCTGCCGATCCACAATTTACTCACCGCGAGCATGTGACGGGCGCTTTGCCTTCTCATCCATCAGAAGCTCCACTGTTCCGGCCCGCGAATGCCCCCTATCCCCCTTTTCCAGGATATCAGTATCCGGCCCAGGGACAGAGGCAGGTTCCGGCGCAGGCAAATCCAACGCCTGGTGCCGGCTATCCCCCCTCTCAAGGGATGATTCCGCTACAACAGGGACAGCGGCCTGCTAATCCGCCTGCGCAGGCATCGTCTCCCATGTTGCCGCCACCCCCACAGGGGCAGGGCTATCCACCTCAGAGAGCTGCTTATCCCGCATATCCGGGGAATCCGCAGTATCCATTCTATCAAGGTTATGGCCCCTACGCGCCTCCCTATGGGCCACCGCCGGGCTATAACGGCTATGCGCCTTATCCACCGTATCCACCGGCCGGCTATTATCCATATGCTCCTTATGCATGGCAGCCGCCGCAACCAAAACGCGACCCCTATCTTTTAAGCGTTGGCATCGCGGCCCTGGTTGGTTCAAGCCTGTTATTGCTGGCCGGACTTGGCTGCCTCGGACTGCTCGCGCTGTTCAGCATTGCGCCAAAGCAGAATTTGAGTCCGAGCAGCATTTTCGCCAGTGTCGTGCTGTTCATCGCGTTCGCCATCACGGGTGTTGCCGGTGGCATTGCCGGCCTTTACCATAGTATTCGCCAGGTATTTTTAAGAAAACCATCGCGGGACTTTTCGCTACCGCGCTTCTGGATTTTTGTGATCCTGTATTTGATAGTCGTTGGCGCCGGCTTCCTGCTGCATACTCAAAAACAGGATGTAGCGTATCCCGCGCTCACCGTCGTGCTGATCCTGCTCGCGGGCCTCTTTCCCGCGCTCGCTGTCCTGGCGCTTGGCGTAAGGCGGCTGCATTTCCCTAGAAGCGCTGCCTGGCCGACGACCTGGCGGCGTTTTACGCTGGCACTACTCAGCGGGGCTACTCTGAGCATTATCATTGCGGGCCTGCTAGAATTTGTGGCAGGCGTGCTGCTGGTGCATGGTCAGACCGCAAATCCTTTAATTTGCGCCGACCAGCCCAACGCGCCCGGCTGCCAGAATCCAGGCGTCTATACGCTGCTCTTGATCATGGTGGCAGTCATCGCGCCCATCGTCGAAGAGACGGTCAAGCCCATAGGAGCATTGGTGTTGATGGGCCGCATTCGCAGCGCTGCCGAAGCTTTCACGCTGGGTCTCGCCTGCGGCATTGGCTTTAACCTGATCGAGACAACGGGCTACATCAGTTCCGGCTACAATGACTGGCTCAGTGTAGCGCTGATTCGTACCGGTTCTGGACTGCTGCATGGCTTTGGCGCCGCCATGGTCACCCTTGGCTGGTATTACCTGATCCACGGCAAAAACCGCCGTTTCTTGCTGGCTTTCCTCTGCTGGCTCTATGCCGTCTTGCAACATGCCCTCTGGAACGGCTCATGGGGCCTGGTACTCATCCCAGGGCCAATCGGCAATTACTTCAACAACACAAACGTGCCGGTCGGCCCATACCCAATACCCGCTTACGAGATCATCAATATCGTGGAGGCGCTCGTCATGCTGGCCTTCTTCGTGTACATGACAGGGCGGCTCAGGACAAGAACGCCCGCATCACCTGCGCCTGGCGGGAATGCTCCAGCCACAGAACGCGGTCAAAAGGAGACAGTACGAGCATAA